ATCGTGAGATAAAATAggtaaatgttatgtaaaatgttaaaggtTTAAACACTGTTTCCTGCTGTGGGGCTTATGGAATATGTCCCTGATGAACTGCATATGTAAtcagtttcatttcaaatgacagCTTTGATGGCAGTATTCTATATAAGATTTGCATTCAGATTCTGACATCCCAAAGGAGCAAGTatacatgatttttttctggattttagCCATTTCTCTCCACTTGTTACCAGTGCTTTTCTGCCGCCACGGAAGTGATAGAACTCTGATGTCTGTAGGATTAGGgcaggttttgtttttcatctagcgataagtgcttgtaattatgcctttttattgttattactaccGGTATATTAATTACATGTAACGTTGACACAGTAAATTAAAGCGATACCAAACTACAATCACATGATCTACAAGCAGGCAcaattattaactaaaaatatgGGATCAACAGAATAAATCTTATGTTGTTTAAAGATATAAAATTGCCTTAGGTGCGAGTCCATATAATGCAATAACATTACAGACTGAAACATGATCAAATCAAAAATCGTGGGAAAATTGATTTGAAAGATGCTGATTATGTATGAAGGAACACGTTTCATGTTGACTGCAAATTAGCTTTCATTTCTTCGAGAGAACTGAGAGAGTAGGGACATTGGCTTTCCTTATTACCTCCTGCATTGTTGACGCAATTTGTTTATATAGTAAGATTTATCATTTATTGCTAAAAACATTTCCTGAACGGGGGAAATATAGATGTAAACGATGTGTAAGCATGGGCTTTAGTGTAAAGAAATAGCTTGcctttttccatttaaagatatatataatttcacacGTACAGCGGTGTCATAAACCCTCAAATAATGAGCACTTTCAGCTTACcctgttttataatataatccTGCAAAAACCTTTCCTTTCGTTGTCAGTGCTTTAATGGAACCTTGATTTTTGAGGGACGAGGCTAAATAGATTTTCGTGGTAATAAACAAATGCCGCCATTCGGGCTTAACTTGCACCGAACCCCATAAAATTCCTTTTAACATAAATTTGTCGTCgtggagttaaaaaaaaaaaaaaaacagtgtagtGGAGTGCTTTTTGCTGCTTGTTGCCACGGCGGTGGGCTACGAGGGCAACCCGTTACTCACCGGTCACCGCTGTGTGTCTCCTGCAGCGGGCACTGGGAAAAAGAGTGCCAAGTCTAAAGAGGAACTGGTTcaggaaaagaagaaagagttAGAAAAGAGGCTACAGGACGTGAGCGGACAActgaacaacaacaagaaaCCACCCAAAAAAGGTACCTGTGTGGTAATGTGCAGATGTGAGCAGACAGGTGACCAAGCTGGGTTAGCTAGATCTAGGAGGGTAGGATAAGAAAACGGAGATAAGGCTAGGCTTTTTGCTTCACTAATTTGACTAACTTGATCGAAGGGCCTCTGTCAGACCTTCGTATGTAAAGCTACTCACACGAGGAAAAGGGTTTGCAGGGCTCAGCAACAAGGATGCACCACCGGAGCCAGTTTTGGACCAGTTGACGGGGCTCTCTCTTGCCCTGTCGGAAATGTTTAGCTTTCTTTGAAAATCTTCCAGAGAAATATTaggcagcacagctgttttcagcgTGACAAATGCTCATATTCAAACGATTTGGgagggatcatgtgacgctgtaGACGGCTGCTGAAAAGTTTCACATTTATAAATTGCGGTAATATTTCTcgatattactgtttttacctatttatttttttatcttataaatgcagccttggtaagcacaGGAGACGTCTTTCATGATTAAAagagatttgtaaaaaaaataataatcttgtgTAGGGGCCAGTGAAAGCATCTAAACTAccgttggaaaaaaaaaatccttgctCTTGAGCCCTGTTTTGGACAAAGCGTAAAATTTGATTAAACCTGCTAGAGAGGCTAATAACTGACGAAAGTGTTTGTGTATGCGCTGTAACTAACCGACTTCACTTGATATCAGCTGCTTTGGTGGGCACGTAATATATTCTGTCCTTTCGAGATCAGTTCTTTTGCTTTCTTCGTGCATGTCTCTGCTTTATCGTAATACGCAGCCGCAGTGTGGGTAAAGCCTTTTTAAGATAACGACATAGGGACAAAGCTCTTAACGGAAGCGAGTCGCGTAAAACATGTACATTCAGCGTCCGCTTTCCTcgcacgtattgaacctgtcgATCACTTCTCTTCCCTGTTCCCAGCAGAGAAGGCGGGGTCTGCGCAGGGGGGCGGGCCATCTCGGCTGAGTGGCAGCAGCAGCTCTTCGGATTCGGGCAGCAGCAGCTCCAGCGGCTCCAGCTCCGAGAGCAGTGACTCAGACTGAACTCCGCGTACTTCAACCTCCTCTATTTTCTAACGAGTAGTGTGTGTTGTCATGATAGTATCTCTCTGAAGGCCCCGTTTTATAAAGAGCTAGACGCATTGCAGATGGCAgaggatattttaaaatagttcgTAGGATGCTCTTGGCTCAGACAAAGAGGAGAGTTGGAATAGTTCAAGCAGTTTTAAGGTTCTCGCTGGCCCTCAAAGGGAAACGTCTGGTATcaccagaggaaaaaaaaagacaaaaaaaagatatttttttgaaaataagtcGGCTGTGGAGGTGaaacggttgtgtgtgtgtgtctgtttttttcttttttttttttttttttttaggttgctGCTCGTTAGATCCATACTGAAAACACGCATTAGTGGAAAAACTGACAAATGCctggctgcattttttttactgatcgAGTAGCTACACAAGTCTGAAGGAACAAACAATGATATCGGCTCTCTCGCTCTGGTGTGGTTCTGTCATGTTGGCATGACACTTCAGCTCATTCCACGTTTCTTTTGCTGACTATGATAATACTCGTAATTGTTACCATTTTTAAGagaatctatttattttttttaatccaaaaaggCACAAGGCTGCGGCGTTTTCAACGGAAATGTTTTCAGGTGACcagtttaaatgtaagaaattcGGCCTCGACGTAACTAAGCTAGTACTCTAGGCCGCATCTGGAAACTGTCAGTATCATTATTAAACCGTTTTCAGAGGCTTCGTAATCATTGCAACACTGTAAACTTTCTCTTCCGGTGCTGTCAGCTCAGTATTTGATGTAGAATTatgtctgaatttttttttttgttttgtttgttcgtttttaatCTATATCATATGctcatttgttttctatttggaTTGTCTTcttcctactttttttttttttttactattcatTTGTAGGCTCCTGAGTATCTAATTTCCTACTTTCTATCTGATATGCCTCATCTTTACTAAGTCCACTCATAGGACAATCAAAGTTGTGATTTAAGTTCAGTATATATGAAACGGGGTGTATTTATCATGAATGATGGCAAAAATACATTGAGAATTTCAAAAAAACGCCCGTAAGGCTGCAGATTGGAACGAATCGGCCTCCACGAAACTCCAAACTAAGTGAATACTAGAATAATAGCCACTTAATAGGAGATCTCCGTAAAGAAAAGACAAGATTTCAAGCAGCTGTGCTAGATGTCATTTCAGAAGGATACGTGTTTGAcaatagttatttttagttgaaaGTATTACAACTAATGTACGTTCtcaattttaataactttattttactttagttttttctcCGAATGGTGTATCGAATGCTTTCAATGGTACCTAGACACTTCTTGCCATGTATCCAGAATAGTTTGGAAATGGACCATGACTGAtaatctttataaaaaaaaaaatatgaatgtagttttttttttttcttcttcttcttgtggCTGCAGTAATGCCACTCATACTGGGTTTGTTGCATTGGCGAGGATTTCTTTAACAGCCTTGAATTCAAGCCTGAACCCCCTCAGAAATCATTGGATGTGCTCTTGTTGCCTTAAGTTTAGTtggcacattaaaataaagtcagaTTGGTCCGGTATAACTGATTAAGTTGAAGCCAATGTGtatagttgttttgttttgtttttttaaatcatgaaaaCGCATCAAGAAATCGTGATGTAAAGTGACTTCATTGGTTTTCTTTATGTAGGATGCTTTTAATTATGGTTTGATTTTCTTCATTATACCACTGTATTGCATTACATGTTCCTTGTGACTATAACCTACCTTGTCTCAAAGATGATTTCTGTTACAGTTCCTCTTCCTCAATTCCTCCAGCAGAGCCCAGTAAATAAAACTGAGCTTCGTGATGCAGACAGAGATATAAAGATACATAGGATATATAATTAcagatataaatgtatattcactACTTATTCGTCATCTCTGTCTCGGGTCTAAgtattttagttcttttttatgagagagagagagagagagagagaacatttgTGTATTGCATGCcaatttacagtatatttcttAAACTTTTTGAGCAGTTTATAACATGTAAATGTCATTCTTTCgagtaaaattttaaaattggtAGCGCTGCATATGTTAAGTTCAGCAAGTTAAAGCAAGTTGACAAGTATGTTTTGGCACAGACTTACATGGTAATATCTGATGTATAAGCTAATCTTGAGATTTGGACACTGAGCCCCTCGTTTTTcgtaaataaatcacaaaaacccATAGGAGTGTCTTTTTACTATctagatatatttatttgagtgcacttaatgttttttatatatatttattttgtttcagaagacattaaaaccagtaaaactgaaaaacactgaGCGGTGTACTGAGGTCTAGCTGTCAGAATGTACCAACTAAAACTTTATAAACCTTTTTGAATCTCCATTTTAAAAAcggttggttttttttttgcattttgaggCTTCAAGATTCTGTAAAAAGGAACAAATGCCCCATACTTAAAAGttatattaacatttctttGTCAAGTGTAAGTCATGCTAGTGGACACCGTTTTAAGTGAGAAATATGATCGTTTCgtgtaatgtaaaaacattacaatttgacaaagtaatgtatttttcaccACACTAGACAGATTGATAGATACCTGCTAGGCCTTTAGTAATATAAAGGTTTATTTTGCAACGAAAACCTAATGATATTGCTACCAGTGATGATATACTTGAATATGAAGTTTGTTAAATTGGGACATGCAATGGTATATAGTGTTCGCTTTTAATCTGGGTTAAAAATTAGGTTTCGGATTGGTTCAACTGACTCTTCAgtctgtaaatataataaacaggtAATGTTCCTCTATGAATACTGCTGTTGCACTGCACAAACGTTaacaaatactgtataatatcaTGAAGTTTAGTCTAAACTGCTTGAGTAATGACATGTGGACAGATGCCATACTTCAAACTTGTCAGTAACACTCAAATGTGAGAACTATCCGTCGCCAGAAGAACACCGGGATCACATGACAGCACAAATCCGGGACTGTCCGGTGCTATCGGAGTCTTTCAGTCTTGTTTTGTCCCGTATCACCACTGCCTGGTTGCCGTACTGGCTGTACCAGGAGCTCTGGCTGCGGCTGAGGTAGTTGGCGGGTGGCGCTCTCTCCAGctccagctgctgctgctgccagaTCAGCAGAGAAGTGTCCTTGAAGCGCAGCCGCGCGAAGCCCTCCGACAGCGCCTTCTCGGCTAAAGGACAGCGCTCCGTCATTGCGAGGGACGGCGGCTTGCTAGGTCTCTCGTGGGGGTCTCGGACGTCGTCTCCCGTTCGACCATGCCGTTAGAAAGATGTCCCGAGGCAGCAGGTTTGATGAAGGGGGAACGGCGACTTCAAAAGCTCGTCTTCACCAGTTGCTCGAAAGCAAAACGAGGCTTTGGTGATGCTAATCCTCTCTGCATTTTGCTGGTCGGCGATGTTTTATAAACGTAGCAGCGAACAACCCGCTAATAATCGAAATAACGCAGTTTTATGAAAACCTTGTATTCAGAATTCATCGACCGTTAACGGTTTTCTCGTGTGGTAATTCGAAGAAAAACAGCAGCCTGTTAAAACAACGCCAGCGACTGCCTGTGGCAACAACGTCCGCTTGAATACGAGTCCGACTGCAACCACTAGACGTTTAAAGGTTCCGAGTTAATAAGCatgatttttctttctattacagaaaagcatttaacATTAAACTGCGTGTTTAACAAATGGGGTTCCTG
This genomic interval from Puntigrus tetrazona isolate hp1 chromosome 5, ASM1883169v1, whole genome shotgun sequence contains the following:
- the LOC122345847 gene encoding putative uncharacterized protein BRD3OS; the protein is MTERCPLAEKALSEGFARLRFKDTSLLIWQQQQLELERAPPANYLSRSQSSWYSQYGNQAVVIRDKTRLKDSDSTGQSRICAVM